GCGTGGCGCGCATCGCCGAGCAGATCGCGCAGTTCCCCGAAGTCGGCTACGTGGCGATCACCACGGGCAGCCACGACATCAGCATCCAGGTCTACGGGCAGTCGACGGACGAGATCCATCGCTTCGTGGTGGAGAAGCTGGCGCTGGTGCCCGGCGTGATCCGCACCAACACCTTCGTCCTCTTCAAAATCATCGAGGAGTGCTCATGGGCGCCGCCGCTGCTCGCCGAGGGCGGCGAGAAACGCAAGCGCGGCCGGCGGCCCTCACCCTCACCCCCGACCCCTCTCCCTCTCCCAATCCTGGGAGAAGGAGAGGGGCGATCCTGGGGGGAATAGTTCCGGGAGGGCGTCGGGTTAGGCGGGGCGCGGGGCGCACGCGGTGCGCCCCCACAAGCGGCCTCCTGCATCCCGCCTTCAGCCCGTTCCATCCGGTCAATCGATCTCCCCTTCCCCTAGCATTGGGGGCACGAGAGATGAACCGGGGGATGGGGGCCCGGTTTGCCAAACTAACGCGCCCGCGGATTGTCGGCGAAGATGCGCACGCCGCGGTGCGGCTCGCGGCCGCGGCTCACCGAGGTCAGGTTGAAGCGCTGCGCCAGCTCGTGCTGCTTGCGGCGGATATAGGACGGCTGCGGCGGCAGTTGCACCGACGGCTCGCCGTGCACGCGGATGTCGTTGATCGCATCCTCCGCCTCGCGCAGCGCCTCGAACTCCGGGTCGAACGCGCGCCGCACCGGCCGCTGCTGCGTGACCGAGAGCAGCATGCGCTCGATCTGCGAGACGGCGTTCGAGCGCAGCACCGAAAGCGGGATGTGCCGGTCTTCCGCGTCGCGCAGCGCCGGCGGCTTGCGGCGGAAGTAGCTGTTCAGCGTGAACACCGTGTCCGCCTCGTCCAGGCTGTCCACCACCTTCGCCGCCACGCGCGTCTCGCGGATCGCCTGCTCCAGGCGCGAGCGCGAGATGCCGAAGGGGTAGATGCGCGTGCTGTGCGGCGCCTCGTCCGGATCGGCCGGCGCGATCACTTCCTCCGCCGGCAGCGCCGCGCTGTCCTGCACCACGTAGGGCCCTGGTGTGGGCGCCGGTCGCGACGCCTGGCCGTAGCCGCCGTGCCGCCCGCCGCGGCGGAAGCGTCGGTCCGCGAAGGCACGGTTCTCGAACGGATTCAGCTCGGCCAGCTCGCCGCGCTCTTCGATCGCACTGCTGATCGAGCCGTCCGTCCGCATCTCGCGCAGCTCGGCGTTGACCGCGAAGCCGCGCAGCAGCGCATCCACCGTTTCCGCCACGTCCTGGTGCAGCGCCACGCGGTCCCAACTCTGGATTTCGACGATGATGTCAAAGGTCGGCGGCGCCTTGCGCTCGAGGATCGACTTCTGCGTGCCGCGGCGCCGTGCCTCCTCGTCGCCCAGCGTCACGGACTGAATGCCGCCGACGAGATCGGAGAGCGTCGGGTTCTGCATCAGGTTTTCCACCGCATTGCCGTGCGCCGTGCCCACGAGCTGCACGCCGCGTTCGGCGATCGTGCGCGCCGCCTGCGCCTCGAGTTCGGTGCCGATCTCGTCGATCACCACCACTTCGGGCATGTGGTTCTCGACTGCTTCGATCATCGTGGCGTGCTGGGCGCTGGGCGTGCGCACCTGCATGCGCCGCGCCGAGCCGATCGCCGGGTGGGGAATGTCGCCGTCGCCGGCGATCTCGTTGCTGGTGTCGACGATGATCACGCGCTTGTTGAGGTCGTCGGCCAGCACGCGCGCCGTCTCGCGCAGCATCGTGGTCTTGCCGACGCCCGGCCGCCCCAGCAGCAGGATGCTCTTGCCGCTCTGCACCAGGTCTTCGATCAGCTGGATCGTGCCGAACACGGCGCGGCCCACGCGGCAGGTGAGTCCGACCACGCGCCCAGCGCGGTTGCGAATGCAGGAGATGCGGTGCAACGTGCGCTCGATGCCGGCGCGGTTGTCGTCGCCGAAGTCGCCGATGCGCTCGATCACGAAGTCGAGGTCGGCGTGCGTGACCTCGACGCTGCCCAGCACCACCTCGCGGCCGGGGTAGCGGGCGCTGGGCAGGCGGCCGAGGTCCATCACGATTTCGAGCAGCTCGCGGTTGTCGTCGCGCTGCTTCAGCGGCGCGACGAGGTGCGGCGGCAGGGCGCCGAGCAGGGCATCCAGGTCGTCGGTGATCGTGCGTTCCATCTCAGATGTTCTCGTAATTTCTTGCGTGGGTTTCCCGAGCGCTGGTCGGGCTTCAACCGGTGGCGAGCGGCTGGTGCGCCGGTACGCGCACCGGCTTCGCCTCCTTGATCGGCGTCACCAGCCGCTTGACCAGCCCGTCGAACTCGGCCACGGGGGCGAAGCCCTGTTCGCGGTGCATCGCCAGCAGGTTTTCGGCGTAGCGCGGCACCAGGCTGTACAGCGGCCGGTGCCGGCCGAGCAGGCCCACCGCGTGCGCCAGCAGCGCCGGGCCGTGCGCCGCTCCGTCCGGGTGCAGCAGCAAGTCGATGCGGCCGACCTCGCCGTCGGGCACGGCGCGCAGCCAGGCGACGATGCGGCCGTCGGTCTCGGCCACCAGGTCATGATGGCCGCGGCCCTGGCTGCGCCGCTCCTGACCCGCGATCCACTCGGCGTAGGTCGCGGCCTCGTAGCGGCGCACGCTCTCCGGCGTGACGGCATTGTAGAGGCGGAAGAGGGCGAAGCCGTCGGCGCGGGCGCGCTTGCGCAGGCTCAGCCCCTGGTCGAGCGGCTGCTCCGATGCGGGCTCACTGAGCTGCAACAGCGTTTCGTGCACGTAGGGCATGAAACCCAGCGCCCGCGCCGCCTCCAGCGCGGCGCTGCCGGCTTCCAGGCGCAGAAAGACGCGCAGCGTACCGGCGCCCGCGGCAGCGGCAATCAGCTGATCGACCAGGGCATCAAGCGTGGGCTGGCGCTCGTCGCAGGCGATGATCAGGCAATCGACCTCCCAGGCAAGCCGGCTGCCGCGCGCCCGCGCCGAGATCAGGCCGCGGATGGTCAGCCCTTCGACACTGATCCAGGTGTGCCGGCCGGTGGCGAAGGAGAACCACTGCTCGAAGGCATTCTCGAGCAGGCGGGCGCCCGCGCGGCGGCCAAGCCGGTCCCAGGTATGCGCCTCGTTGGCGTAGACGCGGCCGTCGAAGGAGACGAGCGCGACGAGGTCGGTCGGGCGGACGGGCCGCGCGGTGGTCATCGTGCTGCCGAAGACATCCTCACTTTCCGCCGGGAGCGGGATGGGCGCTCTCGCGGACAATTTGCAGGAAGTAGCGATGGAAGCGGTCGTCGCCGGTCAGCTCCGGGTGAAACGAGGTGGCGAGCAGATGCTGCTGTCGCGCCGCTACGACGGTGCCGTCCTCCAGCCGCGCGATGACTTCGGCGCCTGGCCCGACCTCGTCGATGATCGGCGCGCGGATGAAGATCGCGTGATATGGCCGGCCGGCAAGCGCGGCGACGGAGAGGTCGATCTCGAAGCTGTCCTTCTGGCTGCCGAAGGCGTTGCGCTGCACGCCGATGTCCATGGCGGCGAGGTTCGGCCGGTCCAGCCCCGGCGCCCGCTCGGCGAGGATGATCGCGCCGGCGCAGGTGCCCCAGGTGGGGAAGCCGGCGTGCGTGAGCGCTCGGAGCGGCTCCAACAGGCCGTAGGCGTCGAGCAGGCGGGCGATCGTGGTGCTCTCGCCGCCGGGGATGATCAGGCCGTCGAGCCCGGCGAGATCGGCGGGCAGCCGCACCTCAATTGGCTCGGCGCCGCAGGCGCGCAGCGAGGCGGCGTGCTCGGCGAAGTCCCCTTGCAGCGCCAGCACGCCGATGCGCGGCAGTCGTGTTCCGTTCGTCGTCATTCTCTAACAATTGTACAGCATCGGCGGCCCGAAGCCCCGCCAGGCGAAGGCCGCGGCGCCCTGGGCGGGCGCCGCCGTGGCCTCGCGGAATTCGGTCAGCGGCGTGTCTATCGAGCCGGGGATCGCCGCGGGCTACCAGCCGCGGCCGGCGAGCTGCTGCTCGGGGGCGAGCGAGCGAGCGGACGTGCCGCGCATCGCCTCGCCCAGCCCGCGCGAGACTTCGGCCAGGATCTCCGGGTTGTTGTAGTGTGTCACGGCCTTGACGATCGCCTTCGCCCGCACCGCCGGATTGTCCGACTTGAAGATGCCGGAGCCGACGAAGACGCCCTCGGCGCCGAGCTGCATCATCAGCGCCGCGTCGGCCGGCGTGGCCACGCCGCCGGCGGAGAAGTTCACCACCGGCAGCCGGCCGATATCATGCACTTCCTTCACCAACTCGTAGGGCGCCTGCAGCTCCTTGGCCGCGGTGTAGATCTCATCCTCCGGCATGTTCTGGAGGCGGCGGATATCGTCCCAGAGGGCGCGCATGTGGCGCACAGCCTCGACGATGTCGCCCGTGCCCGCCTCGCCCTTGGTGCGAATCATCGCCGCGCCCTCGGCGATGCGGCGCAGCGCCTCGCCCAGATTGCGGCAGCCGCAGACGAAGGGCACGCGGAAGTCGTGCTTGTTGATGTGGTGCGCCTCGTCGGCCGGCGTCAGCACTTCGGACTCGTCGATATAGTCGATGCCGAGCGCTTCGAGCACCTGCGCCTCGACGAAGTGGCCGATGCGCGCCTTGGCCATCATGGGGATGGTCACGGCCTCTTTGATGCCGATGATCATGTCCGGGTCGCTCATGCGGGCCACGCCGCCGGCGGCGCGAATGTCGGCCGGCACGCGCTCCAGTGCCATCACCGCGCAGGCGCCGGCCTCCTCGGCGATCTTCGCCTGCTCCGGCGTCACCACGTCCATGATCACGCCGCCCTTGAGCATCTGCGCGAGGCCGCGCTTCAACAGCCAGGTGCCCTTCTCTACTGCCATCGTGCCTGCTCCCGTGCCCATTCTGTGCGGCCGAATCGCCGTATAGCCCTGTCATAAAGTCTATCGATGCCGAAGCACGGCCGCAAACGCGCGGCGCGGTCCAGTTGCGATCCAACCGGCCCGTTCCACACGCCGGCTCATCGCCGCGACCGCTTCCGAACATCGCGCCACCAGGCAGCTCACACCGGTGCGTCGCCGAAGGCGGGCATGACCTCACGCGCGAACAGCTCCAGCGAGCGCATCACGTTCTCGTGCGGCAGGCCGCCGAAGTTGACCTCGAAGATCAGGTAGTTCATGCCGTACGCCTCGGTCAGCATGCGGATCTTCGCGCGGCACTCCTCCGGCGTGCCGAGCACGGCGCGCGTCTCCTTCATCTGGTCGAAAGAGATCGTCTGGCGGTTCTCATAAAAGCCCTTCCAGTCCTGGTACGCCCGCGGGTCGCGGTAGGCGTGGCGGCGCTCGTCCACGGCCTTGCCGAACTGCTGAAAGCGCTTCATCGCCGGGTCGGCCACGGCGGCCACCTCCGCGGCCGATTCGGCGCAGTACATATGGTAGACGGCGAGCACCTCCTTCTGGGCGGGATCGTGGCCGTGCTCGCGCAGGCTGTCGCGGTAGATCGCCA
This is a stretch of genomic DNA from Dehalococcoidia bacterium. It encodes these proteins:
- a CDS encoding Lrp/AsnC family transcriptional regulator, coding for MTALDQIDLQLLRLLRKDASVGHGQLAAELYLSPRTVRSRIQRLREAGVIRFTVCINREKAGFPAAADVVAQVEGNRVARIAEQIAQFPEVGYVAITTGSHDISIQVYGQSTDEIHRFVVEKLALVPGVIRTNTFVLFKIIEECSWAPPLLAEGGEKRKRGRRPSPSPPTPLPLPILGEGEGRSWGE
- a CDS encoding R3H domain-containing nucleic acid-binding protein encodes the protein MERTITDDLDALLGALPPHLVAPLKQRDDNRELLEIVMDLGRLPSARYPGREVVLGSVEVTHADLDFVIERIGDFGDDNRAGIERTLHRISCIRNRAGRVVGLTCRVGRAVFGTIQLIEDLVQSGKSILLLGRPGVGKTTMLRETARVLADDLNKRVIIVDTSNEIAGDGDIPHPAIGSARRMQVRTPSAQHATMIEAVENHMPEVVVIDEIGTELEAQAARTIAERGVQLVGTAHGNAVENLMQNPTLSDLVGGIQSVTLGDEEARRRGTQKSILERKAPPTFDIIVEIQSWDRVALHQDVAETVDALLRGFAVNAELREMRTDGSISSAIEERGELAELNPFENRAFADRRFRRGGRHGGYGQASRPAPTPGPYVVQDSAALPAEEVIAPADPDEAPHSTRIYPFGISRSRLEQAIRETRVAAKVVDSLDEADTVFTLNSYFRRKPPALRDAEDRHIPLSVLRSNAVSQIERMLLSVTQQRPVRRAFDPEFEALREAEDAINDIRVHGEPSVQLPPQPSYIRRKQHELAQRFNLTSVSRGREPHRGVRIFADNPRAR
- the pdxT gene encoding pyridoxal 5'-phosphate synthase glutaminase subunit PdxT, yielding MTTNGTRLPRIGVLALQGDFAEHAASLRACGAEPIEVRLPADLAGLDGLIIPGGESTTIARLLDAYGLLEPLRALTHAGFPTWGTCAGAIILAERAPGLDRPNLAAMDIGVQRNAFGSQKDSFEIDLSVAALAGRPYHAIFIRAPIIDEVGPGAEVIARLEDGTVVAARQQHLLATSFHPELTGDDRFHRYFLQIVRESAHPAPGGK
- the pdxS gene encoding pyridoxal 5'-phosphate synthase lyase subunit PdxS is translated as MAVEKGTWLLKRGLAQMLKGGVIMDVVTPEQAKIAEEAGACAVMALERVPADIRAAGGVARMSDPDMIIGIKEAVTIPMMAKARIGHFVEAQVLEALGIDYIDESEVLTPADEAHHINKHDFRVPFVCGCRNLGEALRRIAEGAAMIRTKGEAGTGDIVEAVRHMRALWDDIRRLQNMPEDEIYTAAKELQAPYELVKEVHDIGRLPVVNFSAGGVATPADAALMMQLGAEGVFVGSGIFKSDNPAVRAKAIVKAVTHYNNPEILAEVSRGLGEAMRGTSARSLAPEQQLAGRGW